Proteins from a single region of Campylobacter sputorum:
- a CDS encoding 2-oxoglutarate synthase subunit alpha — protein MRELITTGNSLVAQAAIECGCKFFGGYPITPSSEIAHEMSRLLPKNGGHFIQMEDEISGISVALGASMSGTKAMTASSGPGISLKSEQIGLGFIAEIPLVVVDVMRGGPSTGLPTRVAQGDIMQTKNPTHGDFASITLAPSSLDEIYSQTIKAFNLAERFMTPVFLLLDETIGHMQGRAFIPDVKDIKIIKRAQFSGDPKEYYPYNAKEDEPATLNPFFKGYHYHITGLHHGITGFPTEDGSIVDYNIKRLFNKINAHKDEIIEYEEYMLDDADICVISYGSVSLSVKVAIEELRKQGKRVGLFKPITLWPSPEEKLKEIGAKFKNVLVAELNMGQYYGEIKKCMLRDDIQTLLKANGRPISPSEIIQKVMEF, from the coding sequence ATGAGAGAGCTTATAACAACAGGAAATTCTTTGGTTGCACAAGCAGCAATTGAGTGTGGCTGTAAATTTTTTGGTGGCTATCCTATAACACCATCAAGTGAAATTGCTCATGAGATGAGTCGTTTGTTGCCAAAAAATGGTGGACATTTTATACAAATGGAAGATGAAATTTCTGGTATAAGTGTAGCTCTTGGTGCTTCAATGAGCGGAACAAAAGCAATGACTGCAAGTAGTGGACCTGGAATTTCTTTAAAATCTGAGCAAATAGGTCTTGGTTTTATTGCTGAAATTCCTTTGGTTGTTGTTGATGTTATGAGAGGTGGTCCTTCTACTGGGTTGCCAACAAGAGTAGCACAAGGCGATATAATGCAGACTAAAAATCCTACTCATGGCGATTTTGCTAGTATTACATTGGCACCTAGTAGTTTAGATGAAATTTATTCTCAAACAATTAAGGCTTTTAATCTTGCAGAACGTTTTATGACTCCTGTATTTTTACTTTTAGATGAAACTATAGGTCATATGCAAGGAAGAGCTTTTATTCCAGATGTTAAGGATATTAAAATAATAAAAAGAGCCCAGTTTAGTGGCGATCCTAAAGAGTATTATCCTTATAATGCTAAAGAAGATGAGCCAGCAACACTAAATCCATTTTTTAAAGGATATCATTATCATATAACAGGTCTTCATCATGGTATAACTGGGTTTCCAACAGAAGACGGGTCTATAGTTGATTATAATATAAAAAGACTATTTAATAAAATTAATGCTCATAAAGATGAGATAATAGAATACGAAGAGTATATGTTAGATGATGCAGATATTTGTGTAATATCATATGGCAGTGTGTCTCTTAGTGTAAAAGTAGCTATAGAGGAGTTAAGAAAACAAGGAAAAAGAGTTGGTCTTTTTAAACCAATTACTCTTTGGCCAAGCCCTGAAGAAAAATTAAAAGAAATAGGAGCTAAATTTAAAAATGTATTAGTTGCTGAGCTAAATATGGGGCAATACTACGGAGAAATAAAAAAATGTATGCTAAGAGATGATATACAAACACTTCTTAAAGCAAATGGAAGACCTATTTCACCAAGTGAAATTATACAAAAAGTTATGGAGTTTTAA
- a CDS encoding 4Fe-4S binding protein, protein MDNENRPVWVDESRCKACNICVSYCPSGTIAMREEVSAISGTMIEVVNPDSCIGCRECENHCPDFAIFVADKGFKFAKLTEESKQRAAKIKANNYQKLQGELA, encoded by the coding sequence ATGGATAATGAAAATAGACCTGTTTGGGTTGATGAGTCAAGATGTAAAGCGTGTAATATATGCGTTAGCTACTGTCCTAGTGGCACAATTGCTATGAGAGAGGAAGTTTCTGCTATTAGTGGCACAATGATAGAAGTTGTTAATCCTGATTCATGTATTGGGTGTAGAGAGTGTGAAAATCACTGTCCTGATTTTGCAATTTTTGTTGCAGATAAAGGTTTTAAATTTGCTAAACTCACAGAAGAATCAAAACAAAGAGCGGCAAAAATTAAAGCAAATAACTATCAAAAATTGCAAGGAGAACTAGCATGA
- the sucD gene encoding succinate--CoA ligase subunit alpha gives MSILVNKTTKVIVQGFTGKEGTFHSEQCLAYGTNIVGGVTPFKGGQTHLGKPVFNTVKEAVDATKAEVSLIFVPARFVADGIIEAANAGIKLAVVITEHTPVNDMIRAKNYANKCGMMMIGPNCPGIISSDECKLGIMPGMVFKKAKTNIGLISKSGTLTYEGANQIINEGYGISTAVGIGGDSIIGLTYSELLPMFEKDEETKAIVMIGEIGGNLEIQACEIIKSQITKPIIAFIAGQSAPKGKRMGHAGAIISGEDSTAKGKMKALSDVGVYVVESPAHIGSKLKEILG, from the coding sequence ATGAGTATTCTAGTAAATAAAACCACAAAAGTTATAGTTCAAGGTTTTACTGGCAAAGAAGGTACTTTTCACTCTGAGCAATGCTTAGCTTATGGTACAAATATAGTTGGTGGAGTTACACCTTTTAAGGGTGGACAAACCCATCTTGGAAAACCAGTTTTTAATACCGTTAAAGAAGCTGTTGATGCAACTAAAGCCGAGGTTTCTTTGATATTTGTTCCTGCTAGATTTGTTGCAGATGGTATCATAGAAGCTGCAAATGCTGGTATAAAATTAGCAGTTGTTATAACAGAACACACTCCTGTTAATGATATGATTAGGGCAAAAAATTATGCAAATAAGTGTGGTATGATGATGATAGGACCAAATTGTCCAGGCATTATAAGTTCAGATGAGTGTAAACTTGGCATTATGCCAGGAATGGTATTTAAAAAAGCAAAAACAAATATAGGCCTTATTTCAAAATCAGGAACTCTAACTTATGAGGGTGCAAATCAAATCATAAATGAAGGTTATGGCATATCAACAGCTGTTGGTATCGGAGGAGATAGCATTATAGGTTTAACTTATAGTGAGCTTTTACCTATGTTTGAAAAAGATGAAGAAACAAAGGCTATTGTTATGATAGGCGAAATTGGTGGAAATTTAGAAATTCAAGCTTGTGAGATTATAAAGTCGCAAATAACAAAACCAATTATTGCTTTTATAGCGGGTCAGTCTGCACCAAAAGGTAAGAGAATGGGGCATGCTGGTGCAATTATAAGTGGCGAAGATAGCACTGCAAAAGGAAAAATGAAAGCTTTAAGCGATGTTGGTGTTTATGTTGTGGAGAGTCCAGCACACATAGGCTCTAAGTTAAAAGAGATACTTGGTTAA
- the sucC gene encoding ADP-forming succinate--CoA ligase subunit beta, with product MNIHEYQAKELLDDFGINVAKGKIAFNPNEALNAAKEIGGNVWAIKAQIHAGGRGLGGGVKIAKNLNEVEKYANDIIGMNLVTAQTGKEGKLVKKVYIEQGTDIAKEFYLSFTFDRKSEKIGLIASAEGGMSIEEVSHKNPELIKSILIDPQIGLCDFHSMEVASFLKFDKDLSIKFSNLLTKLYKLYIDTDANLVEINPLVLTTQNEFIPLDAKMGFDDSAMYRQEKIAKMRDLDEEEPSEVEAKNYGLSYVKLDGNIGCMVNGAGLAMGTMDTINSVGGKPTNFLDVGGGASPETVAKAFEIILRDKNVKAIFVNIFGGIVRCDRIANGILEATKLTKVSVPVVVRLDGTNSKEAMEILKSANIENIISVDGLEDGAKMAIKLAKEGK from the coding sequence ATGAATATTCATGAATATCAAGCTAAAGAGCTTCTTGATGATTTTGGTATAAATGTAGCTAAAGGTAAGATCGCGTTTAATCCAAATGAAGCTCTTAATGCCGCAAAAGAAATAGGTGGAAATGTTTGGGCTATAAAAGCTCAAATTCATGCGGGCGGTAGAGGTCTTGGCGGAGGTGTAAAGATCGCTAAAAATTTAAATGAAGTTGAAAAATATGCAAATGACATCATAGGTATGAATCTTGTTACAGCTCAAACTGGCAAAGAGGGTAAACTTGTTAAAAAGGTTTATATAGAGCAAGGCACAGATATAGCTAAGGAGTTTTATTTAAGTTTTACATTTGATAGAAAGAGTGAAAAAATAGGGCTTATAGCTTCAGCTGAAGGCGGAATGAGTATAGAAGAAGTTTCTCATAAAAATCCAGAGCTTATAAAAAGCATTTTGATAGATCCGCAAATTGGACTTTGTGATTTTCATTCTATGGAAGTTGCTTCTTTTTTGAAATTTGATAAAGATTTAAGTATTAAATTTTCAAATTTACTTACAAAACTTTATAAACTATACATAGATACTGATGCAAATTTAGTTGAGATAAATCCACTTGTTTTAACTACTCAAAATGAATTTATTCCTCTTGATGCTAAAATGGGATTTGATGATAGTGCAATGTATAGACAAGAAAAAATAGCTAAAATGCGTGATTTAGATGAAGAAGAACCAAGCGAAGTTGAGGCTAAAAATTATGGTTTAAGTTATGTAAAGCTTGATGGAAATATAGGTTGTATGGTAAATGGTGCTGGTCTTGCTATGGGAACTATGGATACTATAAATTCAGTTGGCGGCAAACCAACAAATTTTCTAGATGTTGGTGGTGGAGCAAGCCCTGAGACTGTTGCTAAAGCTTTTGAGATTATACTTAGAGATAAAAATGTAAAAGCGATATTTGTAAATATTTTTGGCGGTATTGTAAGATGTGATAGAATAGCAAATGGCATTTTAGAAGCTACGAAATTAACAAAAGTAAGCGTTCCTGTTGTAGTAAGGCTTGATGGAACAAACTCAAAAGAAGCAATGGAAATTTTAAAAAGTGCAAATATAGAAAATATAATCTCAGTTGATGGTCTTGAAGATGGTGCAAAAATGGCAATTAAGCTAGCAAAGGAAGGTAAATAA
- a CDS encoding ankyrin repeat domain-containing protein — MRVLFLIFLSSVLMFSKVLDDNKISCDEIKEYKDEIFSNLDIDFLNTQIDFNCENSLLNLDFLNKLFDISKEIRGDRLNCKGIVYNAKQKEFKFLLLKAGVAPEIYAKTLNDENGKIADDNRAYFRFWAYNSIGNFELFNNFWKEYNANMSNLVSFYKKREIDEGSAIFYATKVMNDFLNFSVGDFSYTIMGKVPDITDFEKRISNPNFDLYGLQEILFKDKYSQSELSNALNISLLHEKSVKFLEELLKMGAKVNEGSESSIFFALKNINNIKFLLKNGADINYKNTFGKTPIFYTVGFNDLNTTKFLVQNGADINATYISKNEKFAINSNIGMVTLPFYQNLCDLEHTSRTLFMHAAQHSNVEMLKFLMQSGADINAVDDLGYNALDYAKLGNKSENIKFLENLK, encoded by the coding sequence ATGAGAGTTTTATTTTTGATATTTTTATCATCCGTTTTGATGTTTTCTAAAGTTTTAGATGATAACAAGATTAGTTGCGATGAAATAAAAGAGTATAAAGATGAAATTTTTTCAAATTTAGATATAGATTTTTTAAATACACAAATCGATTTTAACTGCGAAAATTCTTTATTAAATTTAGATTTTTTAAATAAATTATTTGATATTAGTAAAGAAATAAGGGGTGATAGGTTAAATTGTAAGGGTATTGTGTATAATGCAAAGCAAAAAGAGTTTAAATTTCTTCTTTTAAAAGCTGGTGTTGCACCTGAGATTTACGCAAAAACATTAAATGATGAAAATGGCAAAATTGCTGATGATAACAGAGCTTATTTTAGATTTTGGGCTTATAATAGTATAGGAAATTTTGAGTTATTTAACAATTTTTGGAAAGAATATAATGCAAATATGTCAAATCTTGTCTCTTTTTATAAAAAAAGAGAGATAGATGAAGGAAGTGCCATATTTTATGCAACAAAAGTTATGAATGACTTTTTAAATTTTTCAGTTGGAGATTTTTCATATACTATAATGGGGAAGGTTCCTGATATTACTGATTTTGAAAAGCGTATATCAAATCCAAATTTCGATTTATATGGTTTGCAAGAAATTCTTTTTAAAGATAAATATTCGCAAAGTGAACTTAGCAATGCTTTAAATATATCTCTTTTGCATGAAAAAAGTGTTAAATTTTTAGAAGAACTTCTTAAGATGGGCGCAAAAGTAAATGAAGGAAGCGAGTCATCGATATTTTTTGCTCTAAAAAATATAAATAACATTAAATTTTTGCTTAAAAATGGAGCAGATATTAACTATAAAAATACATTTGGAAAAACTCCTATTTTTTATACTGTTGGCTTTAATGATTTAAATACAACAAAATTTCTAGTACAAAATGGTGCTGATATAAATGCAACATATATAAGTAAAAATGAGAAATTTGCAATAAATTCAAATATAGGAATGGTAACACTGCCTTTTTATCAAAATTTATGTGATTTAGAGCATACTTCAAGAACTCTTTTTATGCATGCTGCACAACATTCAAATGTAGAAATGTTAAAATTTTTAATGCAAAGCGGGGCTGATATAAATGCCGTAGATGACCTTGGTTATAATGCTTTGGATTATGCAAAATTAGGAAACAAGAGCGAAAATATAAAATTTTTAGAAAATTTGAAATAA